Genomic segment of Sinorhizobium meliloti:
TCCCAGACGTGATTGCCGGTGGTCACTACGTCGGCACCGGCGCTGATCGTCTCGAGAAAGATGTCTTCGGTGATGCCGAATCCGCCGGCAGCGTTCTCGCCATTGACGATGACGAAGTCGAGCTTGAGATCGCTCACGAGTCCCGGGAGGCGCTCCCAGACGGCCATGCGGCCCGTCTTGCCCACCATATCCCCCAGAAACAGAAGTCGCATGCCGTTCAATCCCGCTTGGACCAAGGCAATCTGGATCGACTCCGATTCATGCACGTGGTCGGTTCAATGAATTTTAAGCAGGATGTGGCGGAATCCGCGCAAAATCCTCATCCCGCTCAGAAATGCCGAAAACCGCTCTCCGTCAATACGGCGTCCAGCGCCACGTCGTGCGGTTCAGCCGGCACTGATGCCACTTCCTGGCAGTCGAATGCAATCCCGATCAGGCGCGGCATGTGGCCTTTGCGGCGCAGCCGGTCGATCGCCCGATCATAATAGCCGGCGCCATAGCCGATCCGATGGCCCACGGCATCGAAGGCCGAGAGCGGTACGAGCATGATGTCCGGATCGACTTCCGGCGCATCGGGGCCGGGGCCGGTGGTGCCGAAGCCGGTTTCGACGACCGCGATGCCGTCGAGCAGTTCCCGGAAAACGATGGCCTTGCTGTCCAGGATCACCGGCAGGCAGAGGCGCGCACCGCGATCCCTGAGCCGCACCATCAGCGGCCGGACGTCGGCCTCCGAGCGGATCGGCCAGAAGCCCGAGACGACGTGTCCGGGATCGAGCGCGATGACCTCGGCCGCATGATCGGCCATGGCAAGGCTCGCCTCGATACGCGCTTCCGCCGGCATGGCATCGCGGAGCGCCAGGCGCTCCTTCCTCA
This window contains:
- a CDS encoding 5-formyltetrahydrofolate cyclo-ligase, which encodes MSPKDLKAALRKERLALRDAMPAEARIEASLAMADHAAEVIALDPGHVVSGFWPIRSEADVRPLMVRLRDRGARLCLPVILDSKAIVFRELLDGIAVVETGFGTTGPGPDAPEVDPDIMLVPLSAFDAVGHRIGYGAGYYDRAIDRLRRKGHMPRLIGIAFDCQEVASVPAEPHDVALDAVLTESGFRHF